A section of the Delphinus delphis chromosome 1, mDelDel1.2, whole genome shotgun sequence genome encodes:
- the LOC132426119 gene encoding LOW QUALITY PROTEIN: E3 ubiquitin-protein ligase MSL2-like (The sequence of the model RefSeq protein was modified relative to this genomic sequence to represent the inferred CDS: inserted 1 base in 1 codon) — protein MELCSPTRDIIEAVDCSSDILALLNDGSLFCEEMEKPSDSSFTLCLTHSPLPSTSEPTTDPQASLSPVSESTLSIAIGSSVINGLLTYNGLSIDRFGINLPSPEHSNTIDVCNTVDIKTEDLSDSLPPVCDTVATDLCSTGIDICSFSEDIKPGDSLLLSVEEVLRSLETVSNAEVCCPNLQPNLEATVSKGPFLQLSSQSLSHNVFMSTSPALHGLSCTAATPKXAKLNRKRSRSESDSEKVQPLPISTIIRGPTLGASAPVTVKRESKISLQPIATVPNGGTTPKISKTVLLSAKSMKKSHEHGSKKSHSKTKPGILKKDKTVKEKIPSHHFMPGSPTKTVYKKPQEKKRCKCGRATQNPSVLTCRGQRCPCYSNRKACLDCICRGCQNSYMANGEKKLEAFAVPEKALEQIRLTLGINVTSIAVRNASTSTSVINVTGSPVTTFLAASTHDDKSLDEAIDMRFDC, from the exons ATGG AATTATGCAGCCCAACACGGGATATAATAGAAGCAGTCGACTGTTCTTCTGATATTTTGGCTTTGCTTAATGATGGATCATTGTTttgtgaggagatggaaaaaccCTCAGATTCATCCTTTACTTTGTGTTTGACACATTCCCCTTTACCTTCGACCTCAGAACCCACAACTGATCCTCAAGCTAGTTTATCTCCAGTATCTGAAAGCACCCTCAGCATTGCTATTGGCAGTTCTGTTATCAATGGTTTGCTTACTTATAATGGGCTTTCAATAGATAGATTTGGTATAAATCTTCCTTCACCTGAACATTCAAATACAATTGATGTATGTAACACTGTTGACATAAAAACTGAGGATCTGTCTGACAGTTTACCACCTGTCTGTGACACGGTAGCCACTGACTTATGCTCCACAGGCATTGATATTTGCAGTTTCAGTGAAGATATAAAACCTGGTGACTCTTTGTTACTGAGTGTTGAGGAAGTACTCCGCAGCTTAGAAACTGTTTCAAACGCAGAAGTCTGTTGCCCTAATTTGCAGCCTAACTTGGAAGCCACTGTATCCAAGGGACCTTTTCTGCAGCTTTCTTCCCAGTCTCTCAGCCATAATGTTTTTATGTCCACCAGTCCTGCACTTCACGGGTTATCATGTACAGCAGCAACTCCGA TAGCAAAATTGAATAGAAAACGATCCAGATCAGAAAGCGACAGTGAGAAAGTTCAGCCACTTCCAATTTCTACCATTATCCGAGGCCCAACATTGGGGGCATCTGCTCCTGTGACAGTGAAACGGGAGAGCAAAATTTCTCTTCAACCTATAGCAACTGTTCCCAATGGAGGCACAACACCCAAAATCAGCAAAACTGTACTTTTATCTGCTAAAAGCatgaaaaagagtcatgaacaTGGATCCAAGAAATCTCACTCTAAAACCAAGCCAGGTATtcttaaaaaagacaaaacagtaaAGGAAAAGATTCCTAGTCATCATTTTATGCCAGGAAGTCCTACCAAGACTGTGTATAAAAAGCCCCAGGAAAAGAAACGGTGTAAATGTGGGCGTGCTACTCAAAATCCAAGTGTTCTTACATGCCGCGGCCAACGCTGCCCTTGCTACTCTAACCGCAAAGCCTGCTTAGATTGTATATGTCGTGGCTGCCAAAACTCCTATATGGCCAATGGGGAGAAGAAGCTGGAGGCATTTGCTGTGCCAGAAAAGGCCTTGGAGCAGATCAGGCTCACTTTGGGCATTAACGTGACTAGCATTGCTGTGCGCAATGCTAGTACCAGCACCAGTGTAATTAATGTCACAGGGTCCCCAGTAACAACGTTTTTAGCTGCCAGTACACATGATGATAAAAGTTTGGATGAAGCTATAGACATGAGATTCGACTGTTAA
- the LOC132423137 gene encoding T-cell surface glycoprotein CD1b-3-like isoform X2, with translation MFLSQRSSPRGMDLYTPFQGPTSYRSIQTFTIANGTWAQYKVSGWLDDFQIHGWDNDSGKAIFLKPWSKGNFSNEELIELEDLFQAYFIGLTKELQDYVSKVQTEYPFVIQCIGGCELHSGKSIGSFLRGALGGLDFASFKNHSCAPAPEGGSRAQQFCAFASQYKGIQGIIETLLSDTCPRFLLGVLDAGKAELQRQVKPEAWLSSDPSPGPGRLLLVCHVSGFYPKPVWVMWMRGEQKQSGTRQGDTVPNADGTWYLRVTLDVTAGEETGLSCRVKHSSLGDQDIIVYWGHPTSVSLIFLAILVPSLVLLICLALRFLRRRSFQSIS, from the exons CCTTCCAGGGGCCAACCTCTTACCGTAGTATCCAGACTTTTACCATTGCCAACGGCACCTGGGCACAATATAAAGTCTCAGGCTGGTTGGATGATTTTCAGATTCATGGCTGGGACAATGACTCGGGCAAAGCCATTTTCCTGAAACCCTGGTCAAAGGGCAACTTCAGTAATGAGGAGTTGATTGAGCTGGAGGACCTATTCCAAGCCTACTTCATTGGATTGACCAAGGAACTGCAGGACTATGTCAGTAAAGTCCAGACTGAAT ACCCCTTTGTGATCCAGTGCATAGGAGGCTGTGAGTTGCATTCTGGGAAGTCCATAGGAAGCTTTTTGAGGGGAGCTTTAGGAGGACTGGATTTCGCGAGCTTTAAGAATCATTCATGTGCACCTGCCCCAGAGGGCGGCAGCAGGGCGCAGCAGTTCTGTGCATTCGCCTCTCAGTACAAAGGCATCCAGGGTATCATAGAGACGCTCCTCTCAGACACCTGCCCTCGGTTTCTCCTTGGTGTCCTCGATGCAGGGAAGGCCGAACTACAGAGGCAAG TGAAGCCCGAGGCCTGGCTGTCCAGTGACCCCAGTCCTGGGCCTGGCCGTCTGCTGCTGGTGTGCCATGTCTCAGGATTCTACCCGAAACCTGTGTGGGTGATGTGGATGAGGGGCGAGCAGAAGCAGTCTGGCACTCGGCAAGGTGATACTGTGCCCAATGCTGATGGGACATGGTATCTCCGAGTAACCCTGGATGTGACGGCTGGGGAGGAGACTGGCCTGAGTTGCCGAGTGAAGCACAGCAGTCTAGGAGACCAGGACATCATCGTCTACTGGG GTCACCCCACCTCCGTCAGCTTGATATTTTTGGCAATATTAGTGCCCTCCTTGGTCCTTTTGATATGTCTTGCATTACGGTTTTTGAGGCGCAG GTCCTTTCAGAGTATCTCATGA
- the LOC132426178 gene encoding LOW QUALITY PROTEIN: olfactory receptor 10T2-like (The sequence of the model RefSeq protein was modified relative to this genomic sequence to represent the inferred CDS: inserted 2 bases in 1 codon; substituted 2 bases at 2 genomic stop codons), with protein MKRXNQSMITEFILIGFSNLGDLQILLFFIFLLVYLTTPMASATIMTIILLDQALDTPMYFFLFVLSCSETCXTLVIVPKMLTNLLSTTRTTFFPGCAAQLYFFVGLACTNCFLIAVMGYNHYVAIYNPSQLHSHHQPSTHILLVLASSICSFLISVVVNILVFTVPFCASNRINHFXDISPVIKLGRTDINIKEMVMFLLSILVLLVPFVLIFISYVFIVSTILKISSVEGQHKAFATCVSHLTVVIVHYGCASFIYLRPTSLYFSNKDRLGAVTYMVITPLLKPLVYTLRNKEVKTALRNVLSRYSFPKTA; from the exons ATGAAGAGATAGAACCAGAGCATGATCACCGAGTTCATCCTTATAGGCTTCTCAAACCTGGGGGATCTGCAGATCCTTCTCTTCTTTATCTTCCTCCTGGTCTACCTGACCACTCCGATGGCCAGTGCCACCATCATGACTATCATTCTTCTGGATCAGGCTTTGGACACCCctatgtatttctttctctttgtcctcTCCTGCTCTGAAACCTGCTAAACCTTGGTCATCGTACCAAAAATGCTGACCAATCTGCTTTCCACAACTAGAACTACTTTTTTCCCTGGGTGTGCTGCCCAGCTCTATTTCTTTGTGGGCTTGGCTTGTACCAACTGTTTTCTAATTGCTGTGATGGGCTACAATCACTATGTTGCCATCTACAACCCTTCTCAACTACACAGTCATCATCAGCCATCCACCCACATACTGCTGGTTTTAGCCTCAAGCATCTGTAGTTTTCTGATCTCTGTAGTTGTCAACATCCTGGTGTTTACTGTACCCTTCTGTGCCTCCAATCGGATCAACCACTT TGACATTTCCCCTGTCATAAAACTGGGCCGCACAGACATCAACATAAAGGAGATGGTTATGTTCTTACTCAGCATTCTGGTATTGCTGGTTCCCTTTGTGTTGATCTTCATCTCCTATGTCTTCATTGTTTCCACCATCCTCAAGATCTCTTCAGTGGAGGGACAGCATAAGGCCTTTGCCACCTGTGTCTCCCACCTCACAGTGGTCATTGTTCACTATGGCTGTGCTTCCTTTATCTACTTGAGGCCGACATCCCTGTACTTCTCAAATAAGGACCGACTTGGGGCAGTGACCTATATGGTGATCACCCCACTACTCAAGCCCCTTGTCTACACACTGAGGAACAAAGAAGTGAAGACGGCTCTGAGAAATGTTCTCAGTAGGTACTCATTTCCCAAAACTGCATGA
- the LOC132423137 gene encoding T-cell surface glycoprotein CD1b-2-like isoform X1: MLLLPLLLLAVIIPGGENEDAFQGPTSYRSIQTFTIANGTWAQYKVSGWLDDFQIHGWDNDSGKAIFLKPWSKGNFSNEELIELEDLFQAYFIGLTKELQDYVSKVQTEYPFVIQCIGGCELHSGKSIGSFLRGALGGLDFASFKNHSCAPAPEGGSRAQQFCAFASQYKGIQGIIETLLSDTCPRFLLGVLDAGKAELQRQVKPEAWLSSDPSPGPGRLLLVCHVSGFYPKPVWVMWMRGEQKQSGTRQGDTVPNADGTWYLRVTLDVTAGEETGLSCRVKHSSLGDQDIIVYWGHPTSVSLIFLAILVPSLVLLICLALRFLRRRSFQSIS; the protein is encoded by the exons ATGCTGCTTCTGCCACTTCTATTGCTAGCAGTTATCATCCCAGGTGGTGAAAATGAGGATG CCTTCCAGGGGCCAACCTCTTACCGTAGTATCCAGACTTTTACCATTGCCAACGGCACCTGGGCACAATATAAAGTCTCAGGCTGGTTGGATGATTTTCAGATTCATGGCTGGGACAATGACTCGGGCAAAGCCATTTTCCTGAAACCCTGGTCAAAGGGCAACTTCAGTAATGAGGAGTTGATTGAGCTGGAGGACCTATTCCAAGCCTACTTCATTGGATTGACCAAGGAACTGCAGGACTATGTCAGTAAAGTCCAGACTGAAT ACCCCTTTGTGATCCAGTGCATAGGAGGCTGTGAGTTGCATTCTGGGAAGTCCATAGGAAGCTTTTTGAGGGGAGCTTTAGGAGGACTGGATTTCGCGAGCTTTAAGAATCATTCATGTGCACCTGCCCCAGAGGGCGGCAGCAGGGCGCAGCAGTTCTGTGCATTCGCCTCTCAGTACAAAGGCATCCAGGGTATCATAGAGACGCTCCTCTCAGACACCTGCCCTCGGTTTCTCCTTGGTGTCCTCGATGCAGGGAAGGCCGAACTACAGAGGCAAG TGAAGCCCGAGGCCTGGCTGTCCAGTGACCCCAGTCCTGGGCCTGGCCGTCTGCTGCTGGTGTGCCATGTCTCAGGATTCTACCCGAAACCTGTGTGGGTGATGTGGATGAGGGGCGAGCAGAAGCAGTCTGGCACTCGGCAAGGTGATACTGTGCCCAATGCTGATGGGACATGGTATCTCCGAGTAACCCTGGATGTGACGGCTGGGGAGGAGACTGGCCTGAGTTGCCGAGTGAAGCACAGCAGTCTAGGAGACCAGGACATCATCGTCTACTGGG GTCACCCCACCTCCGTCAGCTTGATATTTTTGGCAATATTAGTGCCCTCCTTGGTCCTTTTGATATGTCTTGCATTACGGTTTTTGAGGCGCAG GTCCTTTCAGAGTATCTCATGA
- the LOC132423147 gene encoding signal transducer CD24-like, with the protein MGRAMVARLGLGLLLLTLLLPMQIYSNQTTVVTPSRNSSQHTSAAPNPANATTKANDCALQSTASLLVISLSLLHLYC; encoded by the coding sequence ATGGGCAGAGCGATGGTGGCCAGGCTCGGACTGGGGCTGCTGCTTCTGACACTGCTCTTACCTATGCAGATTTATTCAAATCAAACAACTGTTGTAACACCTTCAAGAAACTCCTCCCAGCATACCTCAGCTGCCCCCAATCCAGCGAATGCCACCACCAAGGCAAATGACTGTGCTCTGCAGTCAACAGCCAGTCTCTTGGTGATCTCGCTCTCCCTTCTACATCTCTATTGTTAA